The stretch of DNA AATTCTCCCACTTGCAGGGCTTGGATTGAAAGAACACCTACATGCCCTGCCTGTTCGGGAGTTCTCGCATAGGCAATTCTAGCATAGTCCTTAAACGCATTGGAATTGCTTATCTGCAAGTCTCCACTGCCACTCGTGATGAACACACGGAGCGTAGAGCCTTGCATGATTTCCCTATAAGGTTTATCCAATTGAAAAGTCAACTTCTTATCCTCATCAGAAGAGGTGCAACTTATTATAAATGCAAACAAAAGGCAGGCCAAAGAGAATCTAAAATATCTACCCATAATAACTGTCAATCATTAGAAAGTGTGAAATGAATTTGGAATTATTTCCTTTTTACCATCGGAAATAAGCGAAGTCTTTGATTATAATGTCCTTCTACCGGTCTTGTATCGAAAGAGAGTGAAGTCTCATTTCTGTCAACCATATAGTATCCACTTGCATATCCTTTCCAACCAAAATTGGCATGAACATAGACATCGTGTGATTTTATCATTGCCTTTAGTTTTGTTGGGGTAGAACGCGTCCGTACCTGATAACCGTCTAAAATCCAGCAATGTCCCCCTTTCTTATTTCCAGAACTTCTTGTTTCGGAAGGCTCCTCATCTCCTGTTATCAACACAGGACAACCGCGGTCTAAAGATGCAATTATTATGGCCGCATCCATATCATATCCTTTATTTCTTTTTCCCAAATTAAAAGTTACTCCCATTGTTTCCAAATATTTATGACTATTAGTCATGGAGGCACCGCCTGTTCCATCCATATTCCATTCTGTTTTGATGCCGTATGCAACATGCTTGCAAAGCAGTGCGACTTGGTGTTGAATATCATCATCCGTTAAGGCATCTATGCCTGCGCGTTCTTTTATTAAATTCCAATCTAAAGTATGACCATATACAGAAGACATCGCCTCATAATGTGCAACAATCTGGGCAATAGCCGTCCCCACACATCCAACAACCTTTGGAATATCATTATTAATATATCCAAGTTCATTATTGTAAGGCCTATTTTGTCCCCATTCTGTACGCAACATGGGCTTAACTTCTTTTACCAAAATCCCCATTGTTGGTTCAGGTATCCATTGCCCACGAGTAAGAGGTGTTTGGACTACCTTTATTTTTTCTTTCACATCATGATATGTAATGTCATTTGTATGAAAAGCAGTTTTAAGTTTACATAATGTTTTATCATGAAGAGAGTCTCTAATAGCATTATAATAACGCAATTTGCTCTTGATGGCATTTTCTGCTTCCCTTACCATCAAAGCAACACTTTTATTTTGTGTTGTATCCGCTAAATTACCTTTTTCAGCGAATGCAATAACTGTTGCAAACCTCTCATCCCCAGCAACAAGAGCAAACCCTTCTTTTTCTGATAATTTTAACTGATATATAGGGATGGAAGAAACTGTGTCTTCTACGCTTTTGGAAGAAATTCCACCAATATAGTACTTCTTTTCGATGATAGGGGATTGAGATATACTTCTTGTCGCTTGTTTCCCCGAAAAGTCTTTGACAAGAGTTATCGCTTGGTCCTCTGTTATTTCTTTTGGATGTTCAAACGCTATACTAATATACTCTTCTTGAGAAAGGTTTAAGAAACTGCTGTCTGTTGCTTCTTCAAAACTTTCTTGTGTAGTGCAGGAATACAAATTTATTAGCCCACAAGCAATAATTCCTAATACTGTAAATTTTCTCATTAATTCCATATTAAATTAGATTAGATAAGTTATTTTGCAAAGATAGGCAATTTTTATATTTAATACAATCCCCATTGTTGGGTATTTTACAACATTTCAAAGCATTTTGTACAAGTTTTGCCCTACGAATGTTTTGAGTTTTCCAAACATCTTACTATCTTTGCTCACATAAAGAGTTCTTTGCAAGCAAAACAAAGCAGAACATAGCAAAAGGAACGGTTGCCAAATCGTTACCCGAAAATCAACCAATCGCATGGAACACTCTTGTATAAAGGGTTGTCGCTTTCCTATCCAAAGTTACTGAAATATTTTGTATGGCAGACGACTTCTGCAAGTTTTTTGATGCTATGACGGCAAAATATACGCTAAAACCTGCCGGGAAAAGAAAATATCATCGCAGTTCCACGATGTCAAAGGCCGAAGTCATGATGATAATGATTCTTTTCCACGACTCCGGTTATCGCTGCTTTAAACATTTCTATCTTGAAAAAGTATGCAAGCATCTTCACCATCTGTTTCCCAATGTTGTTTCTTATAACCGTTTAGTAGAATTGGAAAGGGAGGTAGCCGTACCCTTAACCTTGTTTATCAAGAAGGTCCTCTTGGGAAAATGCACGGGCATAAGCTTTGTTGACAGTACACTATTGCGTGTCTGCAAGAACCAAAGAATACATATTCACAAAGTTTTCAAAGGCATAGCCCAAAGAGGAAAATGCTCTATGGGTTGGTTCTTCGGTTTCAAATTGCATTTGATTTGCAATGAGAAAGGAGAACTTCTCAACTTTATGATAACGCCGGGAGATGTTGATGACCGTAAACCTTTGGAGTACAAAGCTTTTATCGAGTTCATACAAGGTAGGCTGTTCGGTGACAAGGGGTACATCGGCAAGAACCTCTTTCAAAGGCTTTTCGTTGACGGAATACAGCTTGTTACCAGGTTGAAAAGTAACATGAAAGGAGCTTTAATGAGTGTTTCTGACAAGCTGTTACTCAGAAAAAGAGCCATTATAGAAACGGTGAATGATGAACTTAAGAACATTGCACAAGTGGAACACTCCAGGCATAGATGCTTTGACAATTTCATCGTCAACTTATTAGGGGCTATTGCTGCCTATTGCCTGTTTCCAAAGAAACCGTGTATCAATTTACAAAGGACCATTGATACACAGCTTGCATTGTTCTGAATTCGTCGAACTCACGTTATTTATATAAGGCAGCAAAGCATACCATTCTTATTCATAGCTCATCAACTTTTCAAGAAACGAACCTGCCTCTACAAGACATTGAGACACAGCAGCTTACAAACCATCTTTTAAAAGCTAAGGTTTTGTAATGCATTTTCTTAGCTTTCACATTCCATTTTCTTAGCTTTTGCAACTCGAAAGCTAAGAAAATGGAATGTTCTTTGTAACACCGGCTAAAAATATATTTCAAATACGTTTGTGCTAACAATCGCATTGTGATGGGCCTGCATCCCTATTTGTTCGGGTTCAATCTCAAATATTTTTGCGTCAACAATCGCATAACGGTCGATCTGTTGGTAGGGTAGGCTTGACAAACGGAACGAGTCGACCCTGTCTCAACGAGCCGAATAGAGAACCATCTTATCGGGTTTGGTTTCTCCGAGTCCCTCAATTAAGGGATTGGAGGTCTGTTTTGACCTTCTGGGTTAGAGGAATGAACCGTCAAAACAGACCAACCTCAATGGAGTTGAAGAGAGTGACGAGAGGCGGAATGGTTAGCAACGACGACCAATTTCGTCGGCATGAATCATCACATTGGCCGGCGGACGTTGGTGAAGAAGTTCTCCTTTCATGAAGTCCATATAAGGGGCGGTGTGGCGATAGAAGCGGCGGTAGCCGGCGCAAAGATAGTTGAGACCGGGATTTCCATAGCGATCGTGTGCGAAACGGTTTTTGGGACATTCGCCGTGACAGGCAAACAACACGTCGCACTCTTGGCATTGCTGCGGCAGGGAGCGGTGTTTGAGCAGACTGAAACGTTGTTGTTGCTCGCCGTAGAGCATCTCGATGAGGGTGTTTTGATAGATATTGCCGAGCCGATACTCGGGAAAGACGAAGTGGTCGCAGGAATAGACGTCGCCGTTCTGCTCCATCACGCCAGCGTGTCCACAGTGTTCGGCATACACGCAACAGCCTGGAGAAAGGCCCATCCAGTTGGCCAGCGTGCAATCGAAGAGCTGAACGAAGACGCGCCCGACGTCGTGCCGCACCCATTCGTCGAAGATGGCACAGAGAAAGCGACCCCATT from Prevotella sp. oral taxon 475 encodes:
- a CDS encoding IS982 family transposase, with translation MADDFCKFFDAMTAKYTLKPAGKRKYHRSSTMSKAEVMMIMILFHDSGYRCFKHFYLEKVCKHLHHLFPNVVSYNRLVELEREVAVPLTLFIKKVLLGKCTGISFVDSTLLRVCKNQRIHIHKVFKGIAQRGKCSMGWFFGFKLHLICNEKGELLNFMITPGDVDDRKPLEYKAFIEFIQGRLFGDKGYIGKNLFQRLFVDGIQLVTRLKSNMKGALMSVSDKLLLRKRAIIETVNDELKNIAQVEHSRHRCFDNFIVNLLGAIAAYCLFPKKPCINLQRTIDTQLALF
- a CDS encoding C10 family peptidase; the protein is MELMRKFTVLGIIACGLINLYSCTTQESFEEATDSSFLNLSQEEYISIAFEHPKEITEDQAITLVKDFSGKQATRSISQSPIIEKKYYIGGISSKSVEDTVSSIPIYQLKLSEKEGFALVAGDERFATVIAFAEKGNLADTTQNKSVALMVREAENAIKSKLRYYNAIRDSLHDKTLCKLKTAFHTNDITYHDVKEKIKVVQTPLTRGQWIPEPTMGILVKEVKPMLRTEWGQNRPYNNELGYINNDIPKVVGCVGTAIAQIVAHYEAMSSVYGHTLDWNLIKERAGIDALTDDDIQHQVALLCKHVAYGIKTEWNMDGTGGASMTNSHKYLETMGVTFNLGKRNKGYDMDAAIIIASLDRGCPVLITGDEEPSETRSSGNKKGGHCWILDGYQVRTRSTPTKLKAMIKSHDVYVHANFGWKGYASGYYMVDRNETSLSFDTRPVEGHYNQRLRLFPMVKRK